From Caldicellulosiruptor hydrothermalis 108, a single genomic window includes:
- the atpG gene encoding ATP synthase F1 subunit gamma has translation MANKTRWIKSRIRSVNETKKITRAMYLISASKVKRLRDRLDSTRPYFEKVNEFMKDLILHGVKTPHILFEGSYKEGKKKIGVIVISGDKGLCGGYNANVLRSTTSLYENFAKEADVTFFPIGMVGRNFLVRHGYQVDEGFNYQTQSVSVKLARLISQKIVRKYYTGEVHEVYIIYTKLVSTIKQEVTIKKLLPLDKTEFGIEEGKSDEIIIYEPDPVSVLDIVIYEYIKGIIFGAMMDSYVSELAARMTAMDNATKSADEMIQKLILKLNRERQAVITQEISEIISGAAALK, from the coding sequence ATGGCGAACAAAACAAGATGGATAAAATCAAGGATCAGAAGTGTCAATGAAACAAAAAAGATCACAAGAGCAATGTATCTTATCTCTGCATCAAAGGTGAAAAGGCTCCGAGATAGGCTTGATAGTACAAGACCTTATTTTGAAAAGGTAAATGAGTTTATGAAAGATTTGATTTTGCATGGAGTGAAAACCCCGCACATTCTTTTTGAAGGATCATATAAAGAGGGGAAAAAAAAGATTGGGGTTATAGTTATCAGTGGCGACAAAGGTTTATGTGGAGGATACAATGCCAACGTTCTGAGAAGTACAACCAGCTTATATGAAAATTTTGCAAAAGAAGCGGATGTGACGTTTTTCCCTATTGGTATGGTGGGACGAAACTTTTTGGTTCGCCATGGGTATCAGGTTGATGAAGGTTTTAATTACCAGACACAGTCTGTTTCTGTAAAACTTGCAAGACTCATTTCGCAAAAGATTGTGAGAAAATATTATACCGGTGAAGTTCATGAAGTTTACATCATTTACACAAAACTTGTTTCAACCATAAAACAAGAAGTTACTATCAAAAAACTTTTGCCTCTTGACAAGACTGAATTTGGTATAGAAGAGGGTAAAAGCGATGAGATTATAATCTACGAGCCAGACCCAGTTTCTGTACTTGACATCGTTATTTATGAATACATCAAAGGAATTATCTTTGGTGCTATGATGGATTCATATGTGAGTGAACTTGCTGCAAGAATGACAGCAATGGACAATGCCACAAAAAGTGCTGATGAGATGATACAAAAACTTATTTTAAAACTTAACAGAGAACGCCAGGCTGTGATAACCCAGGAAATTTCAGAAATTATAAGTGGTGCCGCAGCTTTGAAATGA